From the Pseudarthrobacter sp. MM222 genome, one window contains:
- a CDS encoding mannitol dehydrogenase family protein: protein MSLELQQGEPAVPATVSHPRLNRSIRSAAKAPVRIVHLGLGAFHRSHQAWYTQRAGDAAGWGIASFTGRRPDAALALAEQDGLYTVVERADAGDSFEVVGSIVEAVDGADVDRLAELVAAPATAVITLTITEAAYRLDAHGQLDRAAPDVVADLALLEAGDGGAAGAAGRPTTPLGRLVFALAARKAAGSGPLAVVCCDNLANNGSVARSAVLGLAAAWNAGLAAWVYANVSFVSTSVDRITPRTTEADVAAVQAACGYSDSSPVVAEPFRNWVLSGDFPAGRPRWEDAGAMFVAEIEPYENRKLWLLNGAHSLLAYAGQLCGHATVAEALADPACLRAVEEFWDEAAASLATADPKRADLRIPEYRAQLLARFRNARIAHHLAQIAVDGSTKLRMRAVPVLQAERAKGRSGEAAARLISAWLDYTRLDFPGAAPELADPLAAEIGVANSLSGTRRIATLLGLLSPGLGEDAAVVSLIEDLCGTLPGPAVSG from the coding sequence GTGAGCCTCGAACTGCAGCAGGGCGAGCCAGCGGTGCCTGCAACGGTGTCGCATCCCCGTCTGAACCGGTCCATCCGGTCGGCCGCCAAGGCCCCGGTAAGGATTGTCCACCTGGGGCTGGGCGCCTTCCACCGCTCGCACCAGGCCTGGTACACCCAGCGGGCAGGCGATGCCGCCGGTTGGGGCATCGCCTCCTTCACCGGCCGGCGGCCGGACGCCGCGCTGGCCCTCGCCGAGCAGGACGGCCTGTACACCGTGGTCGAACGCGCTGATGCCGGCGATTCGTTCGAGGTTGTCGGCAGCATCGTCGAGGCTGTGGACGGCGCCGATGTGGACCGCCTCGCCGAGCTGGTCGCCGCTCCGGCGACGGCCGTTATCACCCTGACCATCACCGAGGCCGCGTACCGCCTTGACGCGCACGGCCAGCTTGACCGCGCCGCCCCCGACGTCGTCGCAGACCTCGCGCTGCTGGAAGCGGGCGACGGCGGAGCCGCGGGAGCCGCCGGCAGGCCGACGACGCCGCTGGGCCGGCTGGTCTTCGCCCTGGCTGCGCGGAAGGCGGCCGGCTCTGGCCCGCTCGCCGTCGTGTGCTGCGACAACCTCGCGAACAACGGCAGCGTTGCCCGCAGCGCGGTGCTGGGCCTGGCCGCAGCGTGGAATGCCGGCCTGGCGGCCTGGGTCTATGCCAACGTCAGCTTCGTCAGCACGTCCGTGGACCGCATCACACCGCGGACCACGGAGGCCGACGTCGCAGCGGTCCAGGCCGCCTGCGGTTACTCCGACTCGTCCCCGGTGGTCGCGGAGCCCTTCCGGAACTGGGTGCTCAGCGGCGACTTCCCGGCCGGCCGGCCGCGCTGGGAAGACGCCGGCGCCATGTTCGTGGCCGAGATCGAACCCTACGAGAACCGCAAGCTGTGGCTCCTCAACGGCGCCCACTCGCTCCTGGCATACGCCGGACAGCTGTGCGGCCACGCGACGGTGGCAGAGGCGTTGGCCGACCCGGCGTGCCTGCGGGCCGTCGAGGAGTTTTGGGACGAAGCGGCCGCCAGCCTGGCAACAGCGGACCCGAAACGCGCAGACCTGCGGATCCCGGAGTACCGCGCGCAACTCCTGGCCCGCTTCCGGAACGCCCGCATCGCGCACCACCTCGCGCAGATCGCGGTTGACGGAAGCACCAAGCTCCGGATGCGCGCCGTTCCCGTGCTGCAGGCCGAGCGGGCCAAGGGCCGGTCAGGCGAGGCGGCAGCGCGGCTCATCTCCGCCTGGCTGGACTACACCCGGCTGGACTTCCCCGGCGCGGCGCCGGAACTCGCCGACCCCCTCGCCGCAGAGATCGGGGTCGCCAACAGCCTGTCGGGCACCCGGCGGATCGCCACCCTGCTGGGCCTGCTGAGCCCCGGACTCGGCGAGGACGCCGCCGTCGTCTCGCTTATCGAAGACTTGTGCGGAACGCTTCCGGGGCCGGCTGTCTCCGGGTAG
- the uxaC gene encoding glucuronate isomerase, protein MSQSIAAHPDRLLPTDPGTRRIARALLERVQDLPILSPHGHVDAAVLEQDTPFPDPAALLVSPDHYVTRLIHASGVPLGRLRASSDAAPGSRSVWREFCAAWPLFEGTASGYWLRHQFETVFGLHHELSAETADATYDAINAKLQEPGFRPRQLFKDFNIEVLATTDDPLDDLASHRAIAQDPTFHGRVLPTFRPDQYLDIAHPRWQANVERLIGAAGDGGTGYAAYLTALENRRRYFLEHGAVSADHGVRTPATLKLDAAEAARLFDRARSGQATAQDRDDFEAHMMYQMARMSVEDGLVMTIHPGSYRNHHEPTFNAYGADTGHDIPFAVNYTEAIRPVLQDFGTAKDFHLVLFTLDETVFSRELAPLAGFYPSVYLGAPWWFLDAPDAMLRFRAAVTETAGFSRSSGFIDDTRAFCSIPARHDTSRRIEAAFLARLVAEHRVSEERAHEIIVDVVDSSPRRVFKL, encoded by the coding sequence ATGTCACAGTCGATTGCCGCCCACCCCGACCGGCTCCTCCCCACGGATCCCGGAACGCGCAGGATTGCCCGCGCGCTGCTGGAGCGGGTACAGGACCTCCCCATTCTTTCGCCGCACGGCCACGTTGATGCTGCCGTTCTTGAACAGGACACCCCGTTTCCGGATCCCGCCGCGCTGCTGGTCAGTCCGGACCACTACGTCACCCGCCTGATCCACGCCAGCGGGGTGCCGCTGGGCCGGCTGCGCGCCTCCTCCGATGCGGCGCCCGGGTCCCGCAGCGTGTGGCGCGAGTTCTGTGCCGCGTGGCCGCTGTTCGAAGGAACAGCGTCCGGGTACTGGCTCCGCCACCAGTTCGAAACCGTGTTCGGCCTCCACCACGAGCTCAGTGCCGAGACCGCGGACGCCACCTATGACGCCATCAACGCCAAGCTGCAGGAGCCCGGGTTCCGGCCCCGCCAGCTGTTCAAGGACTTCAATATCGAGGTCCTCGCCACCACGGATGATCCGCTGGACGATTTGGCCAGCCACAGGGCCATCGCCCAGGACCCCACCTTCCACGGCCGTGTCCTGCCCACGTTCCGGCCGGACCAGTACCTGGACATCGCCCACCCGCGGTGGCAGGCGAACGTCGAGCGATTGATCGGGGCAGCCGGCGACGGCGGCACCGGTTATGCCGCGTACCTCACCGCCCTGGAGAACCGGCGCCGCTATTTCTTGGAGCACGGGGCTGTCTCCGCGGACCACGGCGTCCGCACACCGGCAACGCTGAAACTCGACGCCGCCGAGGCGGCCAGGCTCTTCGACCGCGCCCGCAGCGGACAGGCCACGGCCCAGGACCGCGACGACTTCGAAGCCCACATGATGTACCAGATGGCCCGGATGTCGGTCGAAGACGGGCTGGTGATGACCATCCATCCGGGTTCCTACCGCAACCATCACGAGCCCACGTTCAACGCCTACGGCGCGGACACCGGGCACGACATCCCCTTCGCGGTCAACTACACGGAGGCCATCCGCCCCGTGCTGCAGGACTTCGGCACGGCCAAGGACTTCCATCTGGTGCTCTTCACCCTGGACGAGACCGTGTTCTCCCGCGAACTCGCGCCGCTGGCCGGCTTCTACCCGTCCGTGTACCTTGGCGCCCCGTGGTGGTTCCTGGACGCACCGGATGCCATGCTCCGCTTCCGCGCGGCGGTCACTGAGACCGCTGGATTCTCCAGGTCGTCGGGTTTCATCGACGACACCCGCGCCTTCTGCTCCATTCCCGCGCGTCATGACACCTCCCGCCGGATCGAGGCGGCCTTCCTGGCCCGCCTGGTGGCGGAGCACCGGGTCAGCGAAGAGCGTGCGCACGAGATCATCGTCGACGTCGTCGATTCCTCCCCGAGAAGGGTTTTCAAGCTGTGA
- a CDS encoding LacI family DNA-binding transcriptional regulator has product MTEPAKPEVAATTAAARKSSRDGKPSATIYDIAKLAGVNPSTVSRALSKPGRVSAKTQKLIEDAAAELNYHVNPFARALPTGRTSTLGLIVADITNPTFFGIIRGAESTATARNYTLMLAESAESAETELTAARRMMATVDGLILASPRMDDDRIRELAREKPVVVINREVDGVPCVVPEVNKGIGEAVRSLAANGHSRIAYVAGPQRSWMSGRRWEGVQAACEWSRLEAVRLESVKPTVDGGRQAARDVVASGATAVITYNDLLAIGLMQELQAAAVVVPDRISIVGFDDIFGADFTTPPLTTVRSPMTACGTEAATLLLNVLHGAEQVAAIVRVDTELVLRGSSGRLLPAN; this is encoded by the coding sequence GTGACCGAACCCGCAAAGCCAGAAGTTGCCGCAACAACCGCTGCTGCCAGGAAGTCCAGCCGGGACGGAAAGCCGAGCGCCACCATCTACGACATCGCCAAGCTTGCCGGCGTGAACCCGTCCACGGTGTCCCGGGCGCTCAGCAAGCCCGGCCGGGTCAGCGCCAAGACGCAGAAACTGATCGAGGACGCGGCCGCCGAACTCAATTACCACGTCAACCCGTTCGCGCGTGCCCTGCCCACCGGCCGGACCAGCACCCTTGGGCTGATCGTCGCGGACATCACCAACCCCACGTTCTTCGGCATCATCCGCGGCGCGGAATCAACAGCCACCGCCCGGAACTACACCCTGATGCTCGCCGAATCCGCCGAATCCGCGGAAACGGAACTCACCGCGGCCCGGCGGATGATGGCCACGGTGGACGGCCTGATCCTGGCCAGCCCGCGAATGGACGACGACCGGATCCGCGAGCTCGCTCGGGAAAAGCCGGTGGTGGTCATCAACCGCGAGGTTGACGGCGTTCCCTGCGTCGTTCCCGAGGTCAACAAGGGCATCGGCGAAGCAGTCCGCAGCCTCGCGGCCAACGGACACTCCAGGATCGCGTACGTGGCCGGCCCGCAACGGTCGTGGATGTCCGGCCGCCGGTGGGAGGGCGTCCAGGCGGCCTGCGAATGGTCCAGGTTGGAGGCCGTCCGGCTTGAGTCCGTGAAGCCAACGGTCGACGGCGGCCGGCAGGCCGCGCGCGATGTCGTCGCCAGCGGCGCCACGGCCGTGATCACCTACAACGACCTCCTGGCCATCGGACTGATGCAGGAACTGCAGGCCGCCGCAGTGGTGGTTCCGGACCGGATCAGCATTGTGGGCTTCGACGACATCTTCGGCGCGGACTTCACCACGCCGCCGCTTACCACCGTGCGCTCACCGATGACCGCCTGCGGCACGGAAGCCGCCACGCTCCTGCTCAACGTGCTGCACGGCGCGGAGCAGGTGGCCGCGATTGTCCGGGTGGACACTGAACTGGTGCTGCGCGGATCCAGCGGACGGCTGCTTCCGGCAAACTGA
- a CDS encoding Gfo/Idh/MocA family protein, with amino-acid sequence MSKKVRLGIIGLGQQGGAYATFITDGLVPNMEIGALCDIDPARKDAAAAAHPDVPFYEDYISMLESGTVDAVVTCVPHFLHPEMGIETLKRGIHVLVEKPAGVYTKQVQELNDFAAGKPELSFAIMFNQRNNPLYQRLKEIVDNGEIGRIRRTNWIITTWWRPQGYYNSSEWRATWGGEGGGVLVNQAPHQLDLWQWICGAPRSVYAKVAYGFRRDIAVEDEVTAVVDYGDGATGVFVTATHDLTGTDRFEILGDQGKIVVTDSKTATVTRLTRPERELSDGMGMDDVRKLFMGELNPEEYYSSEVIEFPSAWGAQHAGVLANFAANILDGTPLLAPGSDGIKGVRLANAIHLSSWTGREVALDFDEDEFLTELNKRIAEEGKFPQRT; translated from the coding sequence ATGAGCAAGAAAGTACGCCTCGGTATCATCGGGCTGGGCCAGCAGGGCGGCGCCTACGCCACGTTCATCACCGACGGACTGGTCCCCAATATGGAGATCGGTGCCCTCTGCGACATTGACCCGGCCAGGAAGGACGCGGCCGCGGCCGCCCACCCGGACGTGCCGTTCTACGAGGACTACATCTCCATGCTGGAAAGCGGGACGGTGGATGCCGTTGTCACGTGCGTTCCGCACTTCCTGCACCCCGAAATGGGCATCGAGACGCTGAAGCGCGGCATCCACGTTTTGGTGGAGAAGCCCGCAGGCGTGTACACGAAGCAGGTGCAGGAACTGAACGACTTCGCCGCCGGCAAGCCCGAACTTTCCTTCGCCATCATGTTCAACCAGCGCAACAACCCGCTCTACCAGCGACTCAAGGAAATCGTGGACAACGGCGAGATCGGCAGGATCCGCCGTACCAACTGGATCATCACCACCTGGTGGCGTCCCCAGGGCTACTACAACTCAAGCGAATGGCGCGCCACCTGGGGTGGCGAGGGCGGGGGCGTCCTGGTCAACCAGGCACCGCACCAGCTGGACCTCTGGCAGTGGATCTGCGGGGCGCCCCGGTCCGTGTACGCCAAGGTGGCGTACGGCTTCCGCCGGGACATCGCCGTCGAGGACGAGGTCACTGCCGTGGTGGACTACGGGGACGGCGCCACCGGCGTCTTCGTTACCGCCACCCACGACCTCACCGGCACCGACCGCTTCGAAATCCTTGGCGACCAGGGCAAGATCGTCGTCACCGACAGCAAGACCGCCACCGTGACCCGGCTGACCAGGCCGGAGCGCGAGCTCAGCGACGGCATGGGCATGGATGACGTGCGCAAGCTCTTTATGGGCGAGCTGAATCCCGAGGAGTACTACAGCTCCGAGGTCATCGAATTCCCGTCCGCCTGGGGCGCCCAGCACGCCGGCGTCCTGGCGAACTTTGCCGCCAACATTTTGGACGGCACCCCGCTGCTCGCCCCCGGCTCCGACGGCATCAAAGGCGTCCGCCTGGCCAACGCCATCCACCTCTCCAGCTGGACGGGCAGGGAAGTAGCGCTGGACTTCGACGAGGACGAGTTCCTTACGGAACTCAACAAACGGATCGCCGAGGAAGGCAAGTTCCCGCAGCGCACCTAG
- a CDS encoding sugar phosphate isomerase/epimerase family protein encodes MANTATVGVQAMMLKDSFADLGAFETLRKVSAIGYNAVEISQIPMTADNVAELDRSRSELGMDIAALSVAMETPKGRPGDSLAEHFDKIVDDAKRLDSKLLRIGMLPFPAMTSIGALIDFAKEANGYAERLQEHGIGLYYHNHHIEFAKFDGKYLLDIIAENSPAMGMEIDVHWVQRGGLDPVRTLEKYAGRTAMVHLKDYRIGALPENAFGLLESGDLPGFMQEFRNVVQFAEVGEGNLDFPSIIPAAQAAGAEYLLVEQDELYGRTVWDALQTSHDNLVAMGHSHLF; translated from the coding sequence ATGGCCAACACAGCCACCGTCGGCGTACAGGCAATGATGCTGAAGGACAGCTTCGCGGACCTCGGGGCGTTCGAAACGCTTCGCAAGGTAAGCGCGATCGGATACAACGCCGTCGAGATTTCGCAGATCCCGATGACGGCGGACAACGTGGCCGAACTGGACCGTTCCCGCAGCGAGCTCGGGATGGACATCGCCGCGCTGTCCGTGGCGATGGAAACCCCCAAGGGCCGGCCGGGTGACTCGCTGGCTGAGCACTTCGACAAGATCGTGGACGACGCCAAGCGGCTGGACTCAAAGCTCCTGCGCATCGGCATGCTGCCGTTTCCCGCGATGACGTCCATCGGAGCCCTCATCGACTTCGCCAAGGAAGCCAACGGTTACGCGGAACGGCTGCAGGAGCACGGTATCGGCCTGTACTACCACAACCATCACATTGAATTCGCGAAGTTCGACGGCAAGTACCTGCTGGACATCATCGCGGAAAATTCCCCGGCGATGGGGATGGAAATTGACGTGCACTGGGTGCAGCGCGGCGGGCTGGACCCGGTCCGGACCCTCGAGAAGTACGCCGGGCGCACGGCCATGGTCCACCTCAAGGACTACCGGATCGGCGCCCTGCCCGAGAATGCCTTCGGACTGCTGGAATCGGGAGACCTTCCCGGCTTTATGCAGGAATTCCGGAACGTGGTGCAGTTCGCCGAAGTGGGCGAGGGCAACCTCGACTTCCCGTCCATCATTCCCGCAGCCCAGGCCGCCGGGGCGGAATACCTGCTGGTGGAGCAGGATGAGCTCTATGGCCGCACCGTGTGGGATGCCCTGCAGACCTCGCATGACAACCTCGTGGCGATGGGCCACTCCCACCTCTTCTAG
- a CDS encoding ATP-binding cassette domain-containing protein — translation MTADLVSGTPARKAGDELLRVDNLVVEYPGKGFRAKPFRALTDINISIGRGETLGLVGESGSGKTTLGRAVLGLAPVTAGRITFEGKDISSASRKERRTLSRDLQVVFQDPYTSLNPALEIGDILAEPLGVQGKSPAEAKRRVRELLDQVGLPSDALHRLPREFSGGQRQRVAIARALALSPKLIVCDEPVSALDLSTQARVLDLFLQIQRDTGVSYLFVSHDLDVVRHISHRVAVMYSGEIVEQGPADVVTRDPEHPYTQRLLLASPVPDPDRQEQRRADRHRLLEIQRMQDEQAGALA, via the coding sequence ATGACTGCAGACCTAGTCTCGGGGACGCCCGCCAGAAAGGCAGGGGACGAACTCCTCCGGGTGGACAACCTCGTGGTGGAATACCCGGGCAAGGGCTTCCGCGCCAAGCCGTTCCGGGCCCTCACGGACATCAACATCTCCATCGGCCGGGGCGAGACCCTTGGCCTGGTGGGGGAGTCGGGGTCCGGCAAGACCACCCTGGGCCGCGCCGTCCTGGGGCTCGCGCCCGTCACGGCCGGCAGGATCACCTTCGAAGGCAAGGACATCAGCTCCGCCAGCCGCAAGGAACGGCGCACCCTGAGCCGGGACCTCCAGGTGGTCTTCCAGGATCCCTACACCTCGCTGAACCCGGCCCTGGAAATCGGCGACATCCTCGCGGAGCCGCTCGGTGTCCAAGGCAAGTCGCCGGCGGAAGCCAAGCGGCGGGTCCGGGAACTCCTGGACCAGGTGGGCCTGCCCTCCGACGCCCTGCACCGGCTGCCGCGGGAATTCAGCGGCGGCCAGCGCCAGCGCGTCGCCATCGCACGCGCCCTGGCGCTGTCCCCGAAGCTGATCGTGTGCGACGAACCCGTCAGTGCCCTCGACCTGTCCACCCAGGCACGGGTCCTGGACCTGTTCCTGCAGATCCAGCGGGACACCGGCGTCTCCTACCTCTTCGTCTCGCATGACCTCGACGTGGTCCGCCATATCAGCCACCGCGTGGCCGTGATGTACTCCGGGGAGATTGTCGAGCAAGGCCCGGCCGACGTCGTGACCCGCGATCCCGAGCACCCGTACACCCAACGGCTGCTGCTCGCTTCACCGGTGCCCGACCCGGACCGGCAGGAGCAGCGCCGCGCAGACCGGCACCGGCTGCTCGAAATCCAGCGGATGCAGGACGAACAGGCCGGCGCCCTGGCCTAA
- a CDS encoding dipeptide/oligopeptide/nickel ABC transporter permease/ATP-binding protein, with translation MTESVETSALTPIPGTSGQTGTVVRSTVLKRLFKNPLGIIAIAILLGMAVLAVFADALAPFDENFANISKTLAAPDAVNLLGTDSSGRDVWSRLLFGAQLTLLSALLCAAVAIAIGLPAGLIAGYYAGKFEAVSNWIVSILMSLPGLIVLLTIRAAFGPSVWIAMIAFGVLISPSYFRLTRSAVQSVRNELYVDAARVSGLSDLRIITRHIFSVVRAPIIIQTAAIAGVAIAIQSGLEFLGLGDPAKATWGVMLSEGFKNVYLTPTLLFWPAFAMALTIGALVLLGNAIRDALEDGEKIKHRRKQRTAAPAAPAVKRATRHSVAAVEPGTEHHLVRVTHLGVGYPQADGTVKKVVDDVSFHVDRGEILGIVGESGSGKSQTAFSVLGLLPDTARVVGGSIQFDGSYTVAPGDDTVNQARLSKLRGKRISYIPQEPMSNLDPAFTIGSQLVTPMVRVLGISKAEAAARALKLLADVGIVNPKRTFDAYPHEVSGGMAQRVLIAGAISCEPDLIIADEPTTALDVTVQAEVLDLLRDLQRRLGVGVILVTHNFGVVADLCDRVVVMQNGRLVEEGPVRDILRNPQESYTRTLLGSMLEGKEPMSMLVSSTSKGATS, from the coding sequence GTGACCGAGTCCGTCGAAACCTCAGCCCTGACGCCCATCCCGGGAACGTCGGGCCAGACCGGAACAGTCGTCCGGTCAACAGTCCTCAAACGGCTGTTCAAGAATCCCCTCGGCATCATCGCCATCGCCATCCTGCTCGGCATGGCCGTGCTTGCCGTGTTCGCCGATGCCCTGGCCCCGTTCGACGAGAACTTCGCCAACATCTCCAAGACCCTCGCCGCTCCCGACGCCGTCAACCTCCTCGGCACGGACAGCTCCGGGCGCGATGTCTGGAGCAGGCTGCTCTTCGGTGCGCAGCTGACGCTCCTGTCCGCGCTGCTGTGCGCCGCCGTGGCGATCGCGATCGGCCTCCCCGCCGGCCTGATCGCCGGCTACTATGCCGGCAAGTTCGAAGCAGTCTCGAATTGGATTGTCAGCATCCTGATGAGCCTCCCCGGCCTGATCGTGCTGCTGACCATTCGAGCTGCCTTCGGCCCGTCGGTATGGATTGCCATGATCGCGTTCGGCGTCCTGATCAGCCCCTCCTACTTCCGGCTGACGCGCTCGGCGGTGCAGTCGGTCCGCAATGAGCTCTACGTCGATGCCGCGCGGGTCTCCGGGCTGTCAGACCTGAGGATCATCACGCGCCACATCTTCTCCGTGGTGCGGGCACCGATCATTATCCAGACTGCAGCGATCGCCGGTGTGGCCATTGCCATCCAGTCCGGACTCGAGTTCCTGGGACTGGGCGATCCGGCCAAGGCAACCTGGGGTGTGATGCTGAGTGAAGGATTCAAGAACGTCTACCTCACGCCCACGTTGCTCTTCTGGCCCGCGTTCGCCATGGCACTGACCATTGGCGCACTGGTGCTCCTGGGAAACGCCATCCGGGACGCCCTGGAAGACGGCGAGAAGATCAAGCACCGCAGGAAGCAACGCACGGCGGCGCCTGCCGCTCCCGCCGTCAAGCGGGCAACACGACACAGCGTCGCCGCCGTCGAGCCCGGAACCGAGCACCACCTTGTCAGGGTGACCCACCTCGGCGTCGGGTACCCGCAAGCTGACGGAACGGTCAAGAAGGTCGTTGACGACGTGTCCTTCCACGTTGACCGCGGCGAAATCCTCGGGATCGTGGGCGAGTCCGGCTCCGGCAAGTCCCAGACCGCCTTCTCGGTCCTGGGCCTGCTGCCGGACACCGCCCGCGTCGTGGGTGGCTCCATCCAGTTCGACGGCAGCTACACCGTGGCGCCGGGCGATGACACAGTCAACCAGGCCAGGCTCTCCAAGCTGCGCGGCAAGCGGATCTCCTACATCCCGCAGGAACCCATGAGCAACCTGGATCCGGCCTTCACCATCGGCTCCCAGCTGGTCACGCCGATGGTGCGCGTGCTGGGCATCTCCAAGGCCGAGGCGGCAGCGCGGGCGTTGAAACTCCTTGCCGACGTCGGGATCGTCAACCCGAAGCGGACCTTCGACGCCTACCCGCACGAAGTGTCCGGCGGCATGGCCCAGCGCGTGCTGATTGCCGGCGCCATCAGCTGCGAACCGGACCTGATCATCGCCGACGAACCCACCACGGCCCTGGACGTCACGGTGCAGGCCGAGGTCCTGGACCTTCTCCGCGACCTCCAGCGCCGGCTCGGCGTCGGGGTGATCCTGGTGACGCACAACTTCGGCGTGGTGGCGGACCTCTGTGACCGCGTGGTGGTGATGCAGAACGGCCGGCTCGTCGAAGAGGGACCGGTGCGCGACATCCTGCGCAACCCGCAGGAAAGCTATACCCGGACGCTGCTCGGGTCCATGCTCGAGGGCAAGGAACCCATGAGCATGCTCGTTTCATCCACCTCCAAGGGAGCGACATCATGA
- a CDS encoding ABC transporter permease: MITFILKRLGSGLVVLFAVSILTFSLLYLASGSIARNILGDQATPEQLAVKEAELGLDQPIVPRYFSWLTGALQGDLGASWFTSEPVADALATRIPVTMTMVIAAMVLIAIIATLIGVAAAVKRGWVDRVVQVAAIIGDSIPGFVIGIILVTVLAIQMGLFPATSTISPGEPASAWVLSLTLPVLALLINGVTGGAQQIRSAVIKQLERDYVRTLRSRGIGEREVLFKHVLRSAAPAGLTVLSLQLIGMLGGVVIIEQIFALPGMGPLAVAATGQSDLPVVMGVVMYTVAVVIGVNLIVDLLNGWLNPKVRAS, from the coding sequence ATGATCACATTCATCCTCAAACGCCTCGGCAGCGGACTTGTAGTCCTGTTCGCCGTCTCGATCCTCACGTTTTCCCTGCTTTACCTGGCGAGTGGCAGCATTGCCCGGAACATCCTGGGCGACCAGGCCACGCCGGAGCAGCTGGCCGTGAAGGAAGCCGAGCTGGGCCTCGACCAGCCCATCGTTCCGCGCTACTTCAGCTGGCTCACGGGCGCGCTCCAGGGGGACTTGGGAGCATCCTGGTTCACTTCCGAGCCCGTAGCTGACGCGCTTGCCACGCGGATTCCCGTCACCATGACCATGGTGATCGCGGCCATGGTCCTCATCGCCATCATCGCAACCCTGATCGGCGTAGCCGCGGCCGTCAAGCGCGGTTGGGTGGACCGAGTGGTCCAGGTCGCGGCCATCATCGGCGACTCCATTCCCGGGTTCGTGATCGGCATCATCCTTGTGACAGTGCTGGCCATCCAGATGGGTCTTTTCCCCGCCACCAGCACCATTTCGCCGGGCGAACCTGCCTCCGCCTGGGTGCTGTCCCTGACCCTTCCGGTGCTTGCCCTGCTCATCAACGGAGTCACCGGCGGCGCGCAGCAGATCCGCAGTGCCGTCATCAAGCAACTCGAACGCGATTATGTCCGCACCCTCCGCAGCCGCGGCATCGGCGAGCGCGAGGTCCTGTTCAAGCATGTGCTGCGCAGTGCCGCCCCGGCGGGGCTCACGGTTCTCAGCCTGCAGCTGATCGGCATGCTCGGCGGCGTGGTCATCATTGAGCAGATCTTTGCCCTTCCCGGCATGGGCCCGCTTGCCGTGGCGGCCACCGGCCAGAGCGACCTGCCAGTAGTTATGGGCGTTGTCATGTACACCGTCGCCGTTGTCATTGGCGTCAACCTCATCGTTGACCTGCTCAACGGCTGGCTCAACCCGAAGGTGCGTGCCTCGTGA